In Magnetococcales bacterium, the following proteins share a genomic window:
- the rsgA gene encoding ribosome small subunit-dependent GTPase A: MPRKKSAHALTDVQKRRIQTIRDGRLARWEGKRQKNLASLSEGFLGETREGLVMAHFGAHVEVEDAEGNRCQCAVRESVTENPVCGDRVLWQPSANGQGVVTDLQPRRSVLRRPGPYERLQTFAANVDQMVITTTAAFPNPHLLDRYLVAASAAGVDPLLAINKSDLVDQIQGLEHILAPYRQIGVPMLKLSATQGSGLVELEKALRGRTSVFVGQSGVGKSSLIAQWIVDPTLRVGLINPVTGKGRHTTSVARLYALSCGGRLIDSPGVREFNLHGVPPEDVPRHFPEVRPLLGGCRFPDCQHRQEPGCLVLAALSAGTIHPERLASLHRIVDSLLHNRSVGSQQKRQGGKYG; encoded by the coding sequence ATGCCGCGTAAAAAATCGGCGCACGCCCTGACCGACGTGCAGAAACGCCGTATCCAGACCATTCGTGACGGACGCCTGGCCCGTTGGGAGGGAAAGCGGCAAAAAAATCTTGCTTCCCTGTCGGAGGGTTTTCTGGGGGAGACCCGGGAAGGTCTCGTGATGGCCCACTTCGGTGCGCATGTGGAGGTGGAGGACGCCGAAGGAAATCGTTGCCAGTGCGCCGTGCGAGAAAGCGTGACGGAGAATCCAGTCTGCGGTGATCGGGTGCTCTGGCAACCATCGGCCAACGGCCAGGGTGTGGTGACCGATCTGCAACCAAGACGCTCGGTTCTGCGGCGGCCCGGCCCTTATGAACGCTTGCAAACCTTCGCCGCGAATGTCGACCAGATGGTGATCACCACCACCGCAGCCTTTCCCAATCCCCATCTGCTGGATCGCTATCTGGTGGCGGCTTCCGCAGCAGGGGTCGATCCGCTCCTGGCGATCAACAAGAGCGACCTTGTCGACCAGATCCAGGGTTTGGAACACATCCTGGCGCCGTATCGGCAAATCGGTGTCCCCATGCTGAAACTTTCCGCCACACAGGGAAGCGGGCTGGTGGAACTGGAAAAGGCTCTGCGCGGACGGACCTCGGTCTTCGTGGGACAATCAGGTGTTGGAAAGTCGTCCTTGATCGCCCAATGGATCGTCGATCCCACGTTACGGGTAGGGCTCATCAACCCGGTTACCGGCAAGGGCCGACACACCACCTCCGTGGCACGTCTTTATGCGCTCTCCTGCGGCGGACGCCTGATCGACTCCCCCGGCGTGCGGGAGTTCAATCTGCACGGCGTCCCCCCCGAAGATGTCCCCCGACACTTTCCGGAAGTACGCCCCCTGCTGGGCGGCTGTCGGTTTCCGGATTGCCAGCACCGGCAGGAACCGGGCTGCCTGGTTTTGGCAGCCCTGAGTGCCGGGACGATCCATCCCGAGCGGTTGGCCAGCCTGCACCGCATCGTGGACTCCCTGCTTCATAACCGATCGGTGGGATCGCAGCAAAAAAGACAGGGAGGAAAATATGGGTAA
- a CDS encoding CoA ester lyase translates to MSEIASPLLRSVLYVPGSNTKALAKAPGLGADALILDLEDSVAPEAKVAARGHTLEFLRQVDGKSLFRTVRINGIQTDLWRDDVTAVFPGSPEAITVPKVDRVEDLTDLDLLLGQLEKGRAPCPVWAMIESPLGVIHAHAIARHPRVACLVLGTSDLGEALGVESTPEREPLQYALQQVILAARAAGVAVIDGVFLNLKDPDGMVAQCRQGVRLGFDGKTVIHPSQVVVANQAFMPAPAAVERARRLVAAWQAARDQGEEICLLDGRLIERLHVRQAQRLLDLAERAAARPPS, encoded by the coding sequence ATGTCCGAAATCGCGTCGCCCCTGTTGCGCTCTGTTCTTTACGTCCCTGGATCCAATACCAAAGCTTTGGCCAAAGCGCCAGGATTGGGCGCGGATGCCCTCATTCTGGATTTGGAAGACTCCGTTGCACCGGAAGCCAAGGTTGCAGCCCGGGGCCATACGCTGGAATTTTTGCGGCAAGTCGATGGCAAGTCGCTTTTTCGGACGGTGCGCATCAACGGCATCCAGACCGATCTGTGGCGCGACGATGTGACAGCCGTCTTCCCCGGTTCCCCGGAGGCCATCACTGTTCCCAAGGTGGATCGGGTCGAGGATCTGACCGATCTTGACCTTCTTCTGGGACAACTTGAAAAGGGACGGGCGCCTTGTCCGGTATGGGCGATGATCGAATCCCCTTTGGGGGTTATCCATGCCCATGCCATTGCCCGGCATCCTCGTGTCGCCTGTCTGGTTTTGGGAACCTCCGATCTGGGTGAGGCCTTGGGAGTGGAGTCAACCCCGGAGCGGGAGCCCCTCCAATATGCCCTGCAACAGGTCATCCTGGCTGCTCGTGCCGCCGGAGTTGCCGTCATCGATGGTGTTTTCCTGAATCTTAAAGACCCGGATGGCATGGTGGCCCAGTGCCGACAGGGGGTTCGGCTTGGATTTGATGGCAAGACCGTCATCCATCCCAGCCAGGTGGTGGTTGCCAACCAGGCCTTCATGCCTGCACCGGCAGCTGTGGAACGTGCCCGGCGCCTGGTCGCCGCCTGGCAGGCGGCACGCGACCAGGGCGAGGAGATTTGTCTCCTGGATGGACGTCTCATCGAACGACTGCATGTCCGCCAGGCACAACGTCTGCTGGATTTGGCGGAACGCGCCGCAGCCCGTCCCCCCTCCTGA
- a CDS encoding diguanylate cyclase — MRLKTKITVLTVGLFAGLILLLIPASLLSFRQFSLATAEEQVRAVAEVVRVSLTEQMINGVIAHRQSFLERLRDVKGLLGARVVRGPEVIQQFGPGLSLESGPDTIEAEVLRTGLPYFTMLDGGGGTSFRGTIPFVARAGGNPNCRQCHQVENGAVLGAITITLSLAQLKHQAIFTILVLSSLIIGFAILAALFFRGQVAPVALVAHRVQEVVAMAKDGNFHARVVCESRDEMGEIARDLNWLMTYLQENLSNISQEVARLIQYDLRGNTNLLVTTIEMVDALVEVAQFKQAVEEDRTTREVYLRIARILSNQFGIKTFTIYEISSSRNHIKPMVVNGDPDAPVCWCHEQVLFQADLCRAQRTSHRIDSFKDPFMCSMFSSQDTEAGLGHICLPIMHSGMVGNVVQLVVEREHVQLYELLIPFIQVYLRESAPVVEAKRLMDTLRETALRDPLTGLHNRRFLEEYVETLVATARRKSHRISVLMIDLDHFKPVNDTYGHDAGDSVLRAIARELAEQVRTSDLVIRYGGEEFMVVLQETAGNSGEHVSEKIRFAVANLEIVLPGVVLKKTLSIGVANYPTDHEDFWEVVKLADLSLYRAKQEGRNRVVMHQASTLADTGTGATTKQPG; from the coding sequence ATGCGTCTCAAGACCAAAATCACGGTCCTGACCGTGGGGCTGTTTGCGGGTCTGATTCTGCTCCTTATTCCGGCCAGCCTGCTTTCGTTTCGGCAATTTTCCCTGGCCACCGCCGAAGAGCAGGTCCGTGCCGTGGCCGAGGTCGTTCGGGTCAGCTTGACCGAACAGATGATCAACGGAGTCATCGCCCATCGGCAGTCATTTCTTGAACGGCTGCGTGATGTCAAGGGCCTCCTGGGTGCGCGTGTCGTTCGGGGACCGGAAGTCATACAGCAATTTGGTCCGGGTTTGTCCCTGGAAAGCGGGCCGGATACCATCGAAGCGGAAGTTCTGCGCACCGGCCTTCCTTATTTCACCATGCTGGATGGTGGCGGTGGAACCTCCTTCCGCGGAACCATTCCCTTCGTGGCCAGGGCTGGCGGCAACCCCAATTGCCGTCAGTGCCATCAGGTGGAAAATGGCGCTGTTCTGGGCGCCATTACCATCACCCTCTCCCTGGCTCAACTGAAACATCAGGCCATCTTTACCATTCTGGTTCTCTCCTCTCTCATCATTGGCTTTGCCATTCTGGCTGCCCTGTTTTTTCGTGGTCAGGTGGCTCCGGTGGCTTTGGTGGCCCATCGGGTCCAGGAGGTGGTGGCCATGGCCAAGGATGGCAATTTCCACGCCCGGGTGGTGTGTGAATCCCGGGACGAAATGGGAGAAATTGCGCGTGATCTCAATTGGTTGATGACTTACCTCCAGGAAAATCTGAGCAACATCAGTCAGGAAGTTGCCCGCCTCATCCAGTACGATCTGCGCGGTAACACCAATCTCCTCGTCACGACGATCGAAATGGTCGATGCCCTGGTGGAGGTGGCCCAATTCAAACAGGCCGTCGAAGAGGATCGGACCACCCGTGAGGTCTACCTGCGCATTGCGCGTATTTTGAGCAATCAATTCGGTATCAAGACGTTTACCATTTATGAAATCAGCTCCTCCAGGAACCATATCAAGCCCATGGTGGTGAACGGCGACCCCGACGCACCTGTTTGCTGGTGCCATGAGCAGGTTCTTTTCCAGGCCGATCTCTGCCGGGCCCAACGCACGAGCCACCGCATCGACTCCTTCAAGGATCCTTTCATGTGCAGCATGTTTTCCAGTCAGGATACGGAAGCCGGCCTTGGGCATATTTGTCTGCCGATCATGCACTCGGGTATGGTGGGCAACGTGGTGCAGCTTGTCGTGGAGCGGGAACACGTGCAGCTTTATGAGCTGTTGATCCCCTTCATTCAGGTCTATCTGCGCGAATCGGCCCCGGTGGTGGAGGCCAAACGCCTGATGGACACGCTGCGCGAGACCGCTTTGCGGGATCCCTTGACCGGCTTGCACAATCGCCGTTTCCTGGAGGAGTATGTCGAGACGCTTGTGGCCACGGCCAGACGCAAGAGTCATCGCATCTCGGTTCTCATGATCGATCTGGACCACTTCAAGCCGGTCAACGACACCTATGGTCACGATGCCGGTGATTCGGTGCTGCGTGCCATCGCCCGCGAACTGGCCGAGCAGGTGCGTACCTCCGATCTGGTCATTCGTTATGGCGGGGAGGAGTTCATGGTTGTCTTGCAGGAGACTGCCGGCAACAGCGGGGAACATGTCTCCGAAAAGATTCGTTTCGCCGTGGCCAATCTGGAGATTGTCCTACCTGGGGTGGTTTTGAAAAAAACCCTTTCCATCGGTGTGGCCAACTATCCGACAGACCATGAAGATTTTTGGGAGGTGGTCAAGTTGGCCGATCTCTCCTTGTACCGGGCCAAACAGGAGGGGCGCAACCGCGTTGTGATGCACCAGGCCTCTACCCTGGCCGATACCGGAACCGGGGCCACGACCAAACAACCGGGATGA